Below is a genomic region from Anguilla anguilla isolate fAngAng1 chromosome 18, fAngAng1.pri, whole genome shotgun sequence.
GTGGTACAACCACTTAAGTTTAAGGGGatcattactttttcacataggTGACATGAATGTTTGATAACctttttgcattaaataaatgaaatcatttttaaaaatgtgttttgtgtttactcagtgtCACTTGTTGGTGTGACACACCTGGGAGGGAAATGTGGCAGATCCAGGTGAGCACCATTTTTTACctcatggagacagagagagcacacccacaccaacacaaaatcaaataaacaccGTCACTCTTCTTCCTCATGGGTTCTaggtgaaaacaataaacttAAACAACAGAGATAAAGGAAAACTAAGCAACAGCTTTTTAGCTCACTGCTCGCACCTCGCCAGCTCTTCCAGCTTTTACCAAAGCTTTTTCTccagcttttctttctttccgtGCTCTGCCAAACAAACAAGAACTCCTGAATAAACTCttgctctctcagtgtgtgctccCTGTATCAGCCCTGAACCGAAGAGAGGAGCACACCATCAAGCCCCTGGCTTGATTAATGAACACaacctgggtgtgtgtgctgtctcagCCAGCTGGTGTTGCCAAGACCAATCGCTATCTCTCAAACTGAGTATCACGCTCAGGTTCccattgtctaatattacattttgtcttaagatctgaaaccattcagcatGACAAATGTGCAGTAattgaggaaatcaggaaggggggaaatgttttcatggcactgtatgtaaATAAGCAATTTTGATATAAAagcaattgaaataaaaaattatgaaagtaaaatgaacaggtatgtttttttctttctcagttttgttttagcttgttttctgaaaatgaaactaAAGGTGAGCCAAGCCACCATTACATAAGTTTTGCTCAACCCTgtggtttcatttcattcagtctTGTCCTGTCTTGGCTGTTGTCTATAAACACAGTAGGTTGAACGCAACTCTGAATAGCTCTGAGGGAATTAAAGAGCAGTTCAACAGAGTCTGACTCCTGCCTGCAAATATGAGGTAAGCGACTTTGTCTTTGTGCATAACTGTAGTACATAAAATTAAGCAAAAACAATGTATAGTAAAGTATTGTAATGTTTTCTATGGCCAAAATTGCCATGCTCCAGTATTTAAATCCAATAATGTTTAGCACACAGCCTTCCATTTTTACAGCATCACTGTAGGAAGtaggaaaaatgaaactatAAAGTTTGTTTTTAGGCCACactgtcttaaaaaaaaaaactgtaagaagcattttcttacaatttagtgtgtgtgtaatgaattTCAAATCCACTGTGGAGGAGTATGTAGCTTCTGACTGCATCAGAAGATTGGCTGGAATAGTGATGTATTCTGTTTAGGCATTTACTTCACAGATGTCCTTGCAGTGGGAGATTCTGATTGGAGTTGTaatgatgtgtgtgttgtggtagATATGAGTGTTGCTAATCAGTTTCTTGCCTTCTTTTGCTGGAAGCAGCGTTGAGAATTTGAGAAGTGACATGGAGAAGCTGGAATGTCACTTCACATGGGGCTTGAGTGCAGAGGAGGCGGATCTTAATTTGCTGGAGGTGAAATTCTGGGACATTGTGTCCCTCCCGCAGGACTCTGAGTATAACCTGAAGGGCAGAACCTATGATCACCTTGCTTATGTGAAACACCTGCAGGGCTTTAATCAAGAGGCCCTGGGCTGCCTGGCCAAAGCTGAGGAGGAAAACGTGGACAATGCAAAGCACTGCATTGTGACGTACGGAAACTTTGCCTGGCTGCACCATCTCATGGGTGACGACCCCAAAGCCCAGATGTACTTGCAGAAGCTGGAGGGGATCAACAAGAGCATCCAGACACATCCCCTGGCAGCCCTTCCTCGGGAGGTTCTCGGGGAGAAAGCCTGGTCCCTCCTGAAGTTCTCCAAAAATCACTACGAGAAAGCCAAAGAGTGCTTCTATGAGGCGCTGCAGAAGGAGCCAGACGATAAGGAATGGAACACGGGCTATGCCTTCGCCCTCTTCCGATGGAACGGTTCGAGGATCATGAGAGGAGAGGCCTCCTGGAGTGGATCAGGGTCAGTGAAACAGCTTGAAAAGGCTCTGGCGCTCGACCCAGACAATGGCATGATCATGGTTTACCTGGCCCACATATTCAACAATAACGACAGAAAGTTAGAGGCATGGGCTTACATGAGGAAAGCTCTGGATGTGTCACCAAACAACCTCAGCGTAGTTTTAAAGGTTGGAAAGTACATGAGGAAAGTGAAGTACTATGATATGGCACTGGACGTGCTGAACCGCATGCTGAAGATTGCCCCAAATTCCCCCCGGCTACACCATGAGATAGCCAGCAATTACCGCTGGAGTTCCTTCAGAGTGGGAGGAGAGACTCGCGACCGAGACCTGATCCTTCGCTCCATTTCGCACACGGAAGAGGAAGTTCGGCTCAACCCCTCGTACCTTTATCCCAAGATGGAGTTAGCGCTGAGGTACGCCGAGGTTCAGAACATGGAAAAGGCGGAGCGCATCTTCCAAGAAATGTTAGCTCGTTCCAACCTCAAGCCCACTGACCAACAGGCTCTGCATCGCATGTATGGAGACTTCCATAAGAACCACAGGGGGTCTATGAGAACAGCTGTGACGCACTACATGAAAGGGATGGAGCTGCAGAACATATCAA
It encodes:
- the ifit8 gene encoding interferon-induced protein with tetratricopeptide repeats 8 yields the protein MSVENLRSDMEKLECHFTWGLSAEEADLNLLEVKFWDIVSLPQDSEYNLKGRTYDHLAYVKHLQGFNQEALGCLAKAEEENVDNAKHCIVTYGNFAWLHHLMGDDPKAQMYLQKLEGINKSIQTHPLAALPREVLGEKAWSLLKFSKNHYEKAKECFYEALQKEPDDKEWNTGYAFALFRWNGSRIMRGEASWSGSGSVKQLEKALALDPDNGMIMVYLAHIFNNNDRKLEAWAYMRKALDVSPNNLSVVLKVGKYMRKVKYYDMALDVLNRMLKIAPNSPRLHHEIASNYRWSSFRVGGETRDRDLILRSISHTEEEVRLNPSYLYPKMELALRYAEVQNMEKAERIFQEMLARSNLKPTDQQALHRMYGDFHKNHRGSMRTAVTHYMKGMELQNISTDWKICRKRLLKIHATRRTRGTMYFEIEEFLFSFQRNSF